tatgcaaattttgtgtaaagaccgtataccagattctcaaggcgtttttgagttatctctgtcacagacaggcagacggacagttccaaaaatgtgttttttggctTCAAGGAGgtataaaacgtaaaaattcgtcaaaatttcaaattcgaatttttttatggttactatattttttttatactacgtttacaagaaagtaaaagtcATGCAAAAGCAGAAAAAAGTCCTGGATGTCTTTGACGATATCGTAGAAAATTAGtttattagtataaatatatttaaaaaatattttatagtttcgCATGATTtactagtaaaaaaattatttaaaaagatacaaaaatttcatgcagcattaaattaaaagaatggccactgtttgaataaaaaataatttacttcattatttacaaaaataagagttttagtcatacaataaaattcgaaaaactaatttttaagcttgaaatctTAAACCAATTCAATGTTCACACTAGGCGTGAATTAAGTGACAAAGCTTTATCAAAtcagaatttgaaatataaaattggatATTGAAAGCAATTTCTTTACACCGTTATTTATAACGAATAACACTTTACAAGTaacaattgcttatttttaaaatttacctcCGTTTCTCTTGTTTTTGATTTAATAGtaagaataattcattattcttaacagttatttaatctaaaatggCACTGACCTAATCCCACGTGCGCAAGGTATATTTTGAGATAGTCAAAAGCCatgaacaataaaaaagaaaagaaaaactatcgTCTGAGTGATAATTCGACTTTTTTGCTCACTAATGACAACCAAACCAATCaatcaatgaaacaaataatcacGCTAATCAATGTTGTGTTGAGCGAAAACGCTAAAAATATCTCTCAGAACAATGAAAGAATAACCAGATAAAGTCAATAGCAGTTCATTcgtgaaataagcaaaaaaaaaaaaaaaaaaagactagaaTGATTATGCGACATACGTAACGCTAAATATTTATCTCTGTGAAATGCTGCATTATTTACCGTAAAGATAACAAAAAACAATCATTATTGCTACATGAAGCAGGAAAATTGTTTAAGGCTGTTGctttaatgatttttctcaaaCTCTACTGTTTATCGTCTGCAGCTGGTGAACGATTTTCTCAAACAAATAAGAAGTACTGAAGTCATCAGTTTCAGATGTGAATTGCTAATTTGTAAATGGaagagataataattttaaagaatgaatgaaaattatgattaacaatgaataaatattattattaacaatgaataaacattaatttagGTTCCGCGAATTAATGAGATGAAAATCATACACACAAGAACAATCATAAATAGAAAAGGCTTAGGAGCAGTGAACTGATTGTCTTAAACAAGGAAATTCAGCAAATTCTGGAGGTTGAATGTTTTATCGATTACAAAACAGTTACAGTATTCTTAAGAATGAAAATTCCTATTTCTGTGGAAATGGAAAATGAGCAAAGCAGTTACAAGAATATGAATGACtgtgaatataaatatctaagtttattcaattgaaatttttaaaaaatatatttaattcttttgcatGGCTTAATGATGTTTCTGTAGAATAATGATTCAGTCTTgtctattaattttaagaaaatgagttattttatgttaaatattaattagatatgTGATTTTCAGAAGAGAGAAAAACAATGCATagctaaatgaagtaaataacatgatattaaatatatttctggaaacaccattattataaaaatacatctagTTTTGAGCATTTCAATGATATTATCATaccaagaataataaaaaaaggctaCATTTTTGGAAATCTTCAAATCTCATTTTGCTGAAAGTAAAtcgtgtttgaaaaaaaaagaagtaaaaaagaaatatacattattttctttacattaactcaaataatttattctgataataaatgcggaaaagaaaagaaaaaataagatgaaacaGAATACGTAAATAAACCAGATTTTGAAAATGtagtttagcaaaaaaaaaaaaactttatattatatatatatatatatatatatatatatatatatataaaattcatgtataaatgtgacaaaataattcattttgattaaaatttctaaaaaaattgcaaagttcaataattttattttctatgttacAATCAATGTAATAAATCGGCTGTTATTAAAACTAACCGATAATTTTTCAAACCAACAGAAcatttgaaattgattattattaattctaatcaatttttaaactaatcaattttaggaatatataaaatatccgATATAAATTCTTTGAGTAACAGTTTAAATCCGAGCAAcgatatgaaaagaaaaagtacgTTTAATAAAAAACagtagaagagaaaaaaaagagagaatctTCAAtcttaatgtaaattatttattttttataacttttttatcttttcagacttttattttattttcttaagttcATGATCGCTAGCACTTGCAAAGTTTTATGATTAGAGCATTTATAGTCATACAACGCCCCacttaacaaaattaattgagttcttccatgtttttttttttttttttttttgaatcccaGTACGTCCTTGAATAAGTTCGTTGTGACATTGCAGAACATCTATGGAATTCCTAAACATGAAATAACAAATCTCTCATGAATGACAAAAACGAATACGAGATATGCTGTTCAATTGTAAGCAAaaggaaaaaagataatttagattttttcctATTGCTTCTTCTAGAATTCTAGATCGATATCTCACAGAACATCAAAGAATAGCAATTTTGTCAACGATAATGATAGTAATTtaaatgttcatatttaaattcagatttgtctatttatattcagtatattCATATTAAGTCTTGATATCTGCATTTATATTcaatttgataatataataaggaacattaattttagctttttttttgcatacaattgttaagatataattttacatactttattatattagcatttaaaattattttatttacttgaagaaagtttaaagaatttttaatttacttctaaAACATCTACGAATTTCGATGtcgcaaaaaaatttttaatcgatgCTGTTGTTATCGAGATTCCAATGCGGAACgcaaaatttaaatcacaatataaatttaaattatcgcGGTTTTTCATCATCAAGTTTAATGGCTTCGcgagtatttttctttcttgggTAATTGCACtgactataaaaaaaagtattagaattatttaggtaatcaaaaaagtaatataacttaaaaaaaagttttagattatttattccggtatcaataaaaaatacaacaaagaacatctttttttttttaaattaattctatcagccaaaatatttttttaatatatgcagtCTATCCATAACACAATTCTTATCATCTGATGCTTCGAAAGCATCTGGGTATAGAGTGATTCAATTCATTTTCGAATTTACacgtaattatataatattaatgaaaaatccgGTCCCAGACTAATGATCTTATAATAAGCAAGTTCTATGAAGGAAAGACGACAGGTCTTTGTTCTCTTACTCAAATTAATGGTTCCCTATGTCCGCCTGGTAACGTAAGGGGACCTCTACATCCTGATTTCGCATTACCGTGTTTGTGTGAGCTATACTTCAGAGGAATTTATTTGTaagataaaagttttgaatttctcagaaaataaaaggtaggccattttatattatatttaattattatattatattttaatttatattattattttaaaactatcgtagagaaataaaattggaatatatTAACTTCAGGAATTTAAAATAGTTGCTCATTTCTAATGGTTTAAGatgcatttatttaagtttttagatACTATCAAAGTACACATCCGAATATACCCtactagttaaaataaataaatagtatacagtagaaatattttcatgaagttaAGTCTTTCACTTAGATTTTAGAATTGTGTATATgatgtaaacaaagaaaaataaatttacatttttatatataaattgatataaaaaatgttcCCTCTTTTAAAGGGCAAGTTTTAGGGTACTGTCTTTTCactattcatgtattttttaaaaattcgtttgtGTATCATGATTATACTTATTGTCTGAttcattattgataatatttattattattatactatctATAAATTGCATCAAGTGTGTTGtcatctgcaaaaaaaaaaaaaaaaaaatgtccagccTGCTTGTAAGACAGACTGCGGGACCTAGAGCTATGgcgtatgaaaattatttattctttggtAATAGTTGCTTATTAAGAAAGGATTttcgaaacatttaattaaaaattaatcaaaatgttaacattttcctTAATTCCTACGCAGTATATtatcacaaaaagaaaattttttagcatcactattaaatttttaaaaaataggcagTTTAgtggtattaattttattttatcataattttttttctctccaattttagtaaaaagataatactgaataaattgttgaaaacattttgaaatatattttccaatcaatccttttgctttctttttttcttttcttttttacttgcCGCGTTTATACACCACACTTGTTgcatcaatattaaatattctttttgtgtACACATAATATCAGTTacataattaatagaaaattttaaaataaaataaaacaagccTGGAACACTATTATGCTACGACGTTTCTAGCTAGATGCACGAAttctcctttaaaaaataattttaatgtcacTTTTTACATTtcgtttatttcattaataagaagAATGCCCAAGCACTACACTAAGCAAAGAACATATTCATgtggttaattttaaataacgtaACGTATTCCCCAAAACAGTCCTGaggttttaattagatttataatatttaaagcaacACCGTTTAACTGACCTATGTCTGAGacgttaatttataaaataataataataataaacgtaaCAATTCAGGAGTTGAATGAAGTCGTCAAACGAATAAAACGatctttgctaaaaataaattagttacttATTAGATATAAATCCAAGCTGCAGGGGATGATCTCCCTAAAACATTCTCGAATAAAAGTGCTATCTATCCCCCCCCCTGCATGAAACTGTGGACCTGGCATAAGGCAGTGGATGCCTCGCATGACACTGGCGAATACCAGTCTAGggaatattgatctttggcgtgaatcaaacattttttactgaatctttcgtatgatctttggcgaattttttgaGGGGATTCATCCCTGAAACggagttaatacacaaatacctgAAAATCGAATTGGCATTTTGAGCATTTTTTACCGAACGATTCAAAccgaaatttgacatagaactacaatgaGTCCCAtgttcacataccaaatttcaattattcaaggcaatgcattttttaattattgaagtatGTAAGAGTATCGACAAACAACCTTTcgacaaatttgattaaaatttttataaaaatatacgtttagatgttaaatctctatactaaattttatctatatagctctttaGATTGTATTCGAAGAATCGGACAGATAGACATCCTCTGAATGGGTTTTCGTTGTGTTAAACAAATATGGTAAATctacaataaattttatccatctagctcgaagtatttttttaatcatcattttcacatatagatagacataattccaaaaatttgtttttcagatattgggaggtctgaaaagtggagattcgtcataATCACgcgttcgaaatttttgacatttagaatattttccagcgacatttttgacatttacattattttaccagaaagaaaaaagttcttcactttttaaacaattaactaaggaattttttttttatgaaggctgtaataaatacaaacataaaCTGAGAATTATTCTCCAGAAAAGTTTCTTCTCAACGTCTTTAGCTTAAAATTATATGGTGgggaatgaaaatattatcttgtGCCGCAAATATTAATggacttataaaatttattagaaacaaaattcgacgcaataatcttttaaaataatgtatttataagcCCGAGTCAGGAGATGTGTTATTTACTTTCCATTAGTCCTTatacattcaaaaaaatatacttaaaagagGTTGAATTAGCAAAAACCAGCTCGTAATTTTCGTTTCTAAACtgtatattttaactaaaaatgggtgacagcaataaaatttcaaaatcaggataaaaaaaaaataagacgtatttattttagtcatttttcttctatattggataaaatttatttaaagaaaatcttttaatcaCAAATGTctcattaacatttaataaacaacagtatggaaattcatttttcatcacTACCCCATTTACCTAATcccttcttaaaaaatataacgtCTTCGGGAgagacaaaaattttcaatttaaaatggggtcaaaacaatttttcaacaGGAAGGAAGTGAACAAGTATAAAACGTTGAGTGCCAGGATAATCAACTTAAGTAACCAGATTTTCTAAATATCAGTCCGGGACGTTTGACTAGATGAGAGCTAAAAAGGgcattgaaaaatcaaaaatcacacaaatcaataaattaaattaaaattctttacaataaaatttaaaaactaggaTGAGATGCAAAAAATGGGCAAATAACATATTTTGCTATtgtttccaaagtttttttttttttttttcatttcaggtTGAATTTATCCTCAATGGATGATCAAATTCTTACCACATTAAAGTAGgtaagaaaaattctttagtagataaatttttaaagaaattaaaattttactataggttgatacaaaaagaaacataatttccTCAGAATTGTATTCAATTGCAGGATAGTTTTTCGAAGTCGAAAATCAGAACAGCCTCATAAAATCCGGAGTATCTAGTCATTTAGTGGGGAGTCATTTAGTGTGCACATTTAATTcggaaattaaaatcaaattttttaccaatttttatgaaataattttagtgaatatttttcatatattagtatacaatattattatacAGATAACTAAAATGCAAGATGAtccttaatatttaattgaaactcaAATCcggaacaaaattcaaaattatggaTGATCACAGTTAGTCTcgtataaatagaaaagaaatactCTTTAGAAAGAGTGATTACCTTAGATCATCTTAAATACATTAAAGCCAGTAATTTCATCTGCAGTacttttcaaataagaataaattttgctGTACTCTTCTagcaaatatttctgattttcatattttctgttttagttCTCCATCCAAGTTATTGGtgcaaaaaattcttaacaaCAATCTTCTCttcacaattacatttttaagaatgaaacaaaaatcaaatttatcttcGTTGttatttgtattctaaaatatcaaatatgttgcttcttttttttaatctgttcttCACACTATTCATTTTGTTGCATGTCacgaatttattttatgttacacAAAATTTTACGTCGAACGTGATCACATAATTTCCGTTGTGTCTAAATTACAAGTTATTGAATTGGAAATCGGAATAAATAttacgaataaataaatttatgctttattctcATAGAAAGAaaggcattattttaaaaaaaagtgatgccAACTAATGATGGAAAGGcaagaaatataaatcaattgcattcaaattctaaaatacgaaataagaaataatattaaatgattgaTGATTTTCAATCAATTCTAGTTCCATGCGTAAAATCttgattcattataaatatctatcactaagaaaatataaatatattaaataactgaataaatttaaacatacaaattacgtattttaaataaaatgagatgttaaaataaaatctttaaaaatgtggACGAGTTAAAAAGTTGCTATTAGCTTCTAGAACATCAAAACTATCGATATGTTAAAgtcaattgttattaataataattgcggCTAGTTTTAATAATAACCGGTATTTGCATGTTAATCGAATTAAATGCATTCAGTTAACTAAGCCAGGTTTTGATTAAAATGTAAGATCTAagcataagaatataaaattatatatttacaatttgctttttattaccatatttaatgtccttataatttaatattatatatttcaattcaaaaatttgcagAGCTTCATAATTGTTCATAagagaaatagaaattaattttctgttgctAGCATCACCTAAATTAAGAATCCGTTAGCAGGAGAAGATCTCGCTGACAAATGATGAGTAGATTAGTATTTTCGGACTAGTATTTTTCGAAATACTAATCCGGGGGGCTGGCTCTAGGTCaggttttttttcatttcatgatGCATGTACTACAGtagtaaattacatttatttttgctgATATAATTTTgttcacaataaaaattaaatgaatatccaaaatgaaagtaaaatgttgTCCATTTAAGTTTTTGTCCTAATGTCAATCAGATATTTTTCcgtttttgaaaatatctgaacTAATGTCTGGTTTCAATTTAAAGGGGGcgtatttttacatataaagtaAGATGCATTGATTCtctgaaaaatgctttaatatggtacaaatatttttatccttatttataaaataaggattattaaaaatttgaattattattttagaaatattaattaaaaattcgaaaataccgaaatattatataaaaagtttcagaatccatattttaaattatatcaaagacTAACAAATATGTAATATCCGAGatctaaacatatatatatttatataacacacacacaaaaaaaaacaagttacaattttttatagacatattttttttttttcgaaaaatatggGGAAAAAAACTAGCACAGCTGTCTTTTGGATTTTAAGGCTCGGAGTGCAATTATAGAACAGATCtcccacaaaaataaaaaaattctcttaatgtGCGGTAACTGTTATTTCTGAATGAGGACGCAAAATAAGGTTTCAATGCGTGAATCATTCAACCagtttgtgaaaattatttattgtacttacattaagcaaataaaaattccagTGAAAACACTAAAAAGGAATAGGTTCCAATTCAGTCACAGCTggaatattccaaatatttaaatatacaaataatttttcatgatgaaATCTGTCTAATAATAActtgacattaattttttatacagacAGCCAACATTTATTATTAGATCTTTTCTGTCTAAATTTGATTTCTGTGTGTGTTTTACAAGAATGCTGAAAAGAAATTTGACTACATTTCATAAATACATAATTTCCGATCTACGAATAAAATAATTGGCTCCGAGACCCTATTATGTTCCAGGCAAATATGTAATTGCTCAATCGTAGAGGCGATACCACTAAAAAACAATCTGGGATATTTGGTAAATAACAAATCTAGgtcttaaaataaacttatttcttttataagtgTCATTAACTCCTTGCAATGAAGCCTATGAATTTTCTAGAACTTTTGAAATCTCtcataaaaataagcataatatattcccatttcaataaattttcctttttgaaatcgAAATCGAGTAGGTTCGATTATCCGATTACCTGTAATTACATATGTCAATCGACAATCGATTATAGGACAATCGATTATTTATCGAGAACAAACGatgatttcaaagatttttgcaGATCAATTTAATCTTAACCTATGAAAATAGACTCGTTATCACAGAAATAAACAtggcaattaatataacaattgtgaatgtagttatttattattaacaaatgcaaattaattataattatttaatttcagacaaAAGCGACGAGGCTTTTAAAACGTAAGGACGTAGGTCCGGCCATAAAAACATTTCTGACTGACGCGTGATCCTACGGTTGCAAATGTGACATGCTTTTCTAATGATATGAAGGTTCAGAATCATGACAGGACaaacgagttaaaaaaaaaaaccaaggcTTACTGGTTTTATTAAGAATGCCAACGTTATAATGATAGCAAGGCTTTAAAGATATTGGAAATCAATAACATGCGGCATCTCATTTTACTATTCAATAAAGCAAGAGGCGCTTATTATTATTCAGTAAAGTAGTGggattatattttttgatagtGCAAATTAGAGGGGTGATTCTTTAGtagacccttttttttttaattaaatctagttTATCTTTTCTATCAGTCTATTTAATACAAGatatatactaataaataaaagttagatAGTTTAACTCATTCACCTAGAAATTGAGACATATCCTCGATGCttataaaatctgaaaagttttatttaaagaaaaaaaaatgccttagtgataaatatataaagataaaaaaattttcatataattcaatataattttaaccatccgattattaaaaaaaaacaccacagtaataatataacattttcgtTTGGCCACCCTATCAAATATGAATTCCAGGGAGACATTAGATAAAATATCCAATAAACAAATAATCTTAgacttgtttatatttttaaagtatgataTTCACATTCTTTGATTCGTTATGTTTATCTTgatgacatattaaaaaaaagacttaatatGAAGAACTCTGAATAATTTTAcaggatttattaaattaacaacaaaaattaaattaaatttacaaatttattttatcccaaGAATACAAATAATACTCTTTCAACTTCCATCTAATGACagtgaatgcataaaaatatatattaccttTCTGTTTCTTCCGGTTCTCCACCGGCAGGCTTAACTGCCGGCTGCACATGGTTCAGAGTTGGGAGTTGAATCCTACCGGATTCAGAGTTATTCCTAGACCTAATAGGTGGTGGAGGCACAATGACAGGATCACAGGTAATAGTATTTCCATTGGCACAGATAGGGTTCTGGACGGAATTCGAGGCACTGTTATAGATATCGACAACCTGTGTCGACGGGGGGGACTGGTTCGGAATGGTGCCATTGATGAGCATGGCAACATTTCTAGGCTGCATAGCATGAGAATAAGGCATGGCATTGCTATAGGGATCAGCTTGCATCATCATCTGGTGGTTGACAATATTGTTAAAGTTCCTATCAGTGGTTGTTTGTAAGCTCAAATCCTGAACGAGGGTAACGGGCTGCAAATACTCATTTTGGGGCAGGATAATGCCATACATATGTTCCTGTTCTCCCATGATAAAGTTACCACTGTAGGTCTGGTTGATTGGTATCTGGTACACCTGCGCGAAGTTCCCAACATTCAGGAAACCATCTTGACGTTCATCTGAATCGAAGTTGGTAATCTGAATAGTGGGTGGTGGTGTATTCGGACCATTACTTTCCGGCTTGATCTCGGATTCGATGTCAGCTGGTGGGTCTTTGAAGTCCATGCAGAGCCAACGACCTCTTTTGAAAGGTTCGCTACTGATGATTTTGACAACCTTGAATCGCCGCTGCCAGTTATTAGGTAAAGGGTTCATAATCGGAACCTGAGCGCTGATAGGACTCTCCGATTTACTGGTCATCATGGTTACACCCCCTGCCACGGGACCCACAGAGGTGTACGTTGGAGTAACACCAATACTAAGATTCATGTTCCGATCCGGCAATTGGGTGAAGATGATGGGACCGCATGGCGATGCAAGATCGTCACACAAGTTGTCTTCCGAATGGTATCCTTCGATGTCGGCTCTTGAGGAATCCAAAACATCCGAACTCAAATCTTCAGTATGACTCTCATCCAAATCATCCGCACTGTCGTAGGCCATGTCATCGTTCCGTCGCGAACCCTGAACTGTAACGCTCGTGATCTGGAAAGAATTAGTATTCCTTCGTTCCAAATTGATATCAGTCGGCGGTACAATGTTTCCATTGTCGGACGCTTGGTCAATCCGCAAGGTAGTCGATGGAGACAGTATGCCGACGACGTACGGCTGAGTATCATTGTTGTTGTAGTTAACAGAGAACCTATTATCGGTCATGACGAAGCCGAAAGAATTAACTAAGCACAAAACCAGCACACAAAACACCAAATTCATACAGATAATGCTATCCAACAGGCTGTGAACCGAGCACGAGAAAAGGCTAGAGAGACGAAACGTTCATGCACATCCCTCCGGGAGAAAAATTCCGTTTAAATGTATCAGAGTAAAACCGCCACTCCCACCGACTTATACACGAAACACAGCGATCATATGTTTACAGCGAAAGCGCACGGGAGGTTTTTTCGATCGGAGCGCGGTTTCGTCAGCGCCATCTAGTTAGACACTTACAAAATTAGCTCAAGGTCGGTATTTGTAGGAGACACGAGGAGCAAATGAACGTGAAAGAGGAAAGCAAACAAGTTGGCGGTGCTGCTATCTGGTGCTTGAAATTTCAAACTGTCAAGTACgactaaggaaaaaaataaatatctattttggtGATTCCTAAACGTTTTTCGAAAGGCAGCGTTCTTGACTTCCAGATATTTCGACAACGTCCATGATTGtattattaaataggcaattgTCTAGGGGGTTCCTGAACTCTTTAAAGTTGTGGGGCCCTACAAAATTGATTGCCCCACCGGgcttttgcaccattttaaaagatacttaattttgtgctttgatttaattataaaggcCGTACAggtgaacttttaaaattaaaatcaaatactgcttaaattaattttggaacattattttaataggaTTCATGATTAACATTCGTAAGTtttataatgccaaaaaaaaaaaaaaaaaacaatgctttataatttttttaaatgtcatagtctattactaaataaatattattcgaactgtgctgaaatttttttttattatttaaaattgcttccaTATTTCAGCTGTGCATTCTTTTATACGTGATATACTGAAATCAACTTAATAAATAGTGATTGCacttaaatgttttgatattcCAGTTTGTCAATAAtcgatttaaaatctataaattaaatatggaaaaaattaaatattaaaattaaaatggaggTAAAATTTGCACCGTCTAAGGGCCACCTTGAAAACTTAGTACAACCCTGA
Above is a genomic segment from Argiope bruennichi chromosome 1, qqArgBrue1.1, whole genome shotgun sequence containing:
- the LOC129961721 gene encoding uncharacterized protein LOC129961721 isoform X1, yielding MNLVFCVLVLCLVNSFGFVMTDNRFSVNYNNNDTQPYVVGILSPSTTLRIDQASDNGNIVPPTDINLERRNTNSFQITSVTVQGSRRNDDMAYDSADDLDESHTEDLSSDVLDSSRADIEGYHSEDNLCDDLASPCGPIIFTQLPDRNMNLSIGVTPTYTSVGPVAGGVTMMTSKSESPISAQVPIMNPLPNNWQRRFKVVKIISSEPFKRGRWLCMDFKDPPADIESEIKPESNGPNTPPPTIQITNFDSDERQDGFLNVGNFAQVYQIPINQTYSGNFIMGEQEHMYGIILPQNEYLQPVTLVQDLSLQTTTDRNFNNIVNHQMMMQADPYSNAMPYSHAMQPRNVAMLINGTIPNQSPPSTQVVDIYNSASNSVQNPICANGNTITCDPVIVPPPPIRSRNNSESGRIQLPTLNHVQPAVKPAGGEPEETESSQTAPEKLPSSEVGQEVDPSAGSTVPTGANTVAIDNKIEQAMDLVKSHLMFAVREEVEVLKEKITELLERISQLEHENDILRANASAETLKQLNSQSHKKSASGGTTGKSPPVTAIPPPST
- the LOC129961721 gene encoding uncharacterized protein LOC129961721 isoform X2; translated protein: MNLVFCVLVLCLVNSFGFVMTDNRFSVNYNNNDTQPYVVGILSPSTTLRIDQASDNGNIVPPTDINLERRNTNSFQITSVTVQGSRRNDDMAYDSADDLDESHTEDLSSDVLDSSRADIEGYHSEDNLCDDLASPCGPIIFTQLPDRNMNLSIGVTPTYTSVGPVAGGVTMMTSKSESPISAQVPIMNPLPNNWQRRFKVVKIISSEPFKRGRWLCMDFKDPPADIESEIKPESNGPNTPPPTIQITNFDSDERQDGFLNVGNFAQVYQIPINQTYSGNFIMGEQEHMYGIILPQNEYLQPVTLVQDLSLQTTTDRNFNNIVNHQMMMQADPYSNAMPYSHAMQPRNVAMLINGTIPNQSPPSTQVVDIYNSASNSVQNPICANGNTITCDPVIVPPPPIRSRNNSESGRIQLPTLNHVQPAVKPAGGEPEETESTVPTGANTVAIDNKIEQAMDLVKSHLMFAVREEVEVLKEKITELLERISQLEHENDILRANASAETLKQLNSQSHKKSASGGTTGKSPPVTAIPPPST